The Helianthus annuus cultivar XRQ/B chromosome 16, HanXRQr2.0-SUNRISE, whole genome shotgun sequence genome includes a window with the following:
- the LOC110930540 gene encoding probable receptor-like protein kinase At5g38990, whose amino-acid sequence MAHPKQFEHLKLQLEAIKSATNNFADCIGRGGFGKVYKGKIVSFYGQSTVALKRLDRRFRQGDPEFWKEIMMLSIYKHENIVSLLGFCDDHGEKILVYEYVPNKSLDYYLNSNDLRWVRRLKICIGAARGLAYLHGASETQQRVFHRDIKSSNILLDENWNAKISDFGLSKFGPTNQEYTFLFSNPVGTPGYCDPLYAETGYLTKESDVYSFGVVLFEVLCGRLSFQNKNGSLVALARQSYEQKTINEIVYGNIKDEINPDSLQAFAKLAYQCLNREREDRPLMSDIVRELETALEYQEPIAKSCLSPEPSETEVLELDHGGLLVVTIHEGSDIKVKAKHPYIDLHIGLDFRKTETMNNHQHHVWEETFKFTVENPAKATLHLELCCSSFRESLRLEYQGSSSVDISVADVVKQKHIDNVYDIAKGRIRVELRWEPSTMAMKKTPKFIQLMTSLYNISAN is encoded by the exons atgGCTCACCCAAAACAATTTGAACACCTCAAACTACAATTAGAAGCTATAAAATCAGCTACCAACAACTTCGCTGATTGCATCGGGAGAGGAGGATTCGGGAAAGTATATAAGGGAAAGATTGTCAGTTTTTATGGGCAATCCACGGTTGCTTTGAAGCGTTTAGATCGCAGATTCAGGCAAGGAGATCCCGAATTTTGGAAAGAGATCATGATGCTCTCTATTTacaaacatgaaaatattgtctcTCTCTTAGGGTTTTGTGATGATCATGGCGAGAAGATCCTCGTGTATGAGTATGTACCTAACAAAAGCCTTGATTATTACCTCAACAGTAATGATCTAAGATGGGTAAGACGCCTTAAGATATGCATTGGGGCGGCTCGAGGATTGGCGTACCTTCACGGTGCATCTGAAACCCAACAAAGAGTATTTCATCGTgatatcaaaagttcaaatatttTATTAGATGAAAATTGGAACGCCAAGATATCAGATTTTGGTCTCTCCAAGTTTGGTCCTACCAATCAGGAATACACATTTCTTTTCTCGAACCCTGTAGGTACACCTGGGTATTGTGATCCGCTTTACGCAGAGACCGGGTATTTAACAAAAGAGTCAGACGTTTACTCTTTTGGCGTTGTGTTGTTTGAAGTATTGTGTGGAAGGTTGAGCTTCCAAAACAAAAATGGATCTTTAGTAGCATTGGCGCGACAATCCTACGAACAGAAGACGATAAACGAAATTGTCTATGGTAATATAAAGGACGAAATAAATCCTGATTCCTTGCAGGCGTTTGCCAAATTAGCTTACCAATGTCTAAATAGAGAGCGTGAGGATCGTCCGCTAATGAGCGACATTGTGAGGGAACTTGAAACTGCACTTGAATATCAA GAGCCAATTGCAAAGAGTTGTTTATCGCCAGAGCCTAGCGAGACCGAGGTGTTGGAATTGGACCACGGAGGGTTGCTTGTTGTTACAATCCATGAAGGAAGCGATATTAAAGTTAAAGCAAAACATCCGTACATCGACCTGCATATCGGACTTGACTTTAGAAAAACCGAG ACCATGAACAACCATCAACATCACGTATGGGAAGAAACGTTTAAGTTTACAGTAGAGAATCCTGCTAAAGCAACATTGCATTTGGAACTTTGTTGTTCCTCATTCAGAGAATCACTT AGATTAGAATACCAGGGTTCATCTTCAGTGGATATAAGTGTTGCAGATGTGGTAAAACAAAAACATATAGACAACGTGTACGACATTGCAAAAGGTCGAATTCGGGTGGAGTTGCGATGGGAACCTTCAACAATGGCGATGAAGAAAACACCAAAATTTATACAATTGATGACTTCACTTTACAATATAAGTGCTAATTGA